Below is a window of Spelaeicoccus albus DNA.
CACGCCGCCAACCGCAGCGGGCCGCCAGCGTGCCGGCCAGCCGGAGCATGTCGCCGTCGCCGTGCGGCGTCCAGAGATCGCGGACGCCGTCCGTGCCCAGTCCCAGCGGGACGCCCGCTTCGGCCAGGTCGGCCACGGGCAGTTGGTTGCCGGTCATGGGGGCGACCGTCGTCAGTGCCACGCCGGAGTCTGCCAACTCGGCGATCAGGTCCCGTTGCCGGCCGGCGTCCACGGTGGCGAGCCCGAATCCGTGCGCGATGGTGACCTTGCCGGCCAGGCCGCGTTGCCGGGTCCGCTCGATGATCAGCTCGAACTCGAACGCGCCGAGCTCGCCGCGGTCGTGCAAATGGATGTCGATGCCGACGCCGTGCCGTTCGGCGATGTCGAACAGCACGTCGAGTTGGCCGACCGGATCACGGTCGATTGTCGCCGGGTCGAGGCCGCCGATATATTGCGCGAGACCCCACGCCGCAGCGTCGTCCAGTAATTTGTCGACGCCCGGACGACGCAGCACGCCGTCCTGCGGAAACGCAATGAGCTCGAGTGCCACGTCGGCGCCGACGTCCGTCTCGGCTTCGCGCACTGCCTCGAGCCCGCGCAACCCCACCCCCGGATCGACGTCGACATGGCTACGGATGGCCGTCGTGCCGTGCCTGACGTATTCGCGGAGCTGCTCCGCGATCGAGCGGACGTCGGGCAGGCCGAGCCTGTCACGGTGCGTTCGCTCCAACGCGATCCGCTCATTCAGGTCGCGCGCCGGAGGGTTCGGCACCCAGGGTTTGCCCCACCAGGTCTTGTCGATGTGGGCGTGTGCGTTCACGAGCCCGGGCAACGCCAGCAGCCCCTGCCCGTCGATACGTCCGGCGTCCGGCCCCGCGGCGTCCGGCTCCGAAGTAGCCGGCCTGAGGGCAGTGATGGCTCCGCCGTCGATCTCCAAGTCGACCGGGGACCCCGCCCACGGGCGGACATTGGTCAGCAGCATAGCCAGTAAGCTTAGTGTGTCCGCGACTTTTGTCCACCACAGCGCACCCACGATAGGGCCGAATAACGCCGATGCCGAAGACTTTCGAAAAACGCGTCCAAGAAACCGTCGAGCACGCTGCCGCAACTCCCGACGTCGAGCAGCCGTACGCCGATCTCGGCCTGGCCGCCGACGAATACGAGCAGATCAAGGCCATTTTGGGCCGTCGCCCGACTTCGGCCGAGCTGGCCATGTATTCGGTGATGTGGAGCGAGCATTGCTCGTACAAGTCGTCGAAGGTGCACTTGAAGCAGTTCGGCTCGCAGGTCACCGAGGAGATGAAGAAGCATCTGTTGGTCGGCATGGGCGAGAATGCCGGCGTCGTCGACATCGGCGGCGGCTGGGCCGTCACGTTCAAGGTGGAAAGCCACAACCATCCCAGCTTCGTCGAGCCGTATCAGGGGGCGGCCACCGGCGTCGGCGGCATCGTGCGCGACATCATTTCAATGGGCGCGAGGCCCGTCGCCGTCATGGACCAGTTGCGGTTTGGGAAAATCGACCGCCCCGATACGGCGCGCGTCGTGCACGGAGTAGTGGCCGGCGTCGGCGGCTACGGCAATTGTCTCGGCTTGCCGAACATTGGCGGCGAGGTCGTGTTCGACCCGGTCTACCAGGGCAACCCGCTGGTGAACGCGCTGGCCGTCGGCGTGCTCCGCCACGACGATATCCGCTTGGCCAACGCGACCGGCAAGGGCAATAAAGTCGTGCTCTTCGGCGCCCGCACCGGCGGCGACGGCATCGGCGGTGCGTCGATCCTGGCGTCCGAGTCGTTCGACTCGACAAAGCCGAGCAAGCGCCCGGCCGTTCAGGTTGGCGACCCGTTTGCCGAAAAGGTGCTCATCGAATGCTGCCTCGAGCTCTTCGGCGCGGACGTCGTCGAAGGTATCCAGGATCTCGGCGCGGCAGGCATCTCGTGCGCCACCAGCGAGTTGGCCTCGAACGGCGACGGCGGTATGCATGTGGCGCTGGACGACGTGCTGCTGCGCGATCCGAGCTTGACCCCCGAAGAGATCCTGATGTCGGAATCGCAAGAACGCATGATGGCCGTCGTCCGGCCGGAGAAACTCGACGATTTCCTTGCCATCGCCGGCAAATGGGAGGTTGAGTCATCGGTGCTCGGCGAGGTGACCGATACCGGACGGCTGGTCATCGAATGGCACGGCGACGTGATTGTCGATGTGCCGCCGCGATCGGTCGCCCACGACGGCCCCGTGTACGAGCGGCCGTACGCTCGGCCCGAATGGCAGGACGGCGTGCAAGCCGACGGTACCGCGAAACTGGCCCGGCCGTCGTCCGGCGCGGAATTGGGCGAGCTCGTCGTCCGGCTGGCGGGCTCGCCGAACCTGTCCTCGCGGGCCTGGGTGACCGACCAGTACGACAGATACGTGCTCGGCAACACGGCCTTGGCGACGCCGGACGACGCCGGGGTGATCCGTGTCGATGAAGAGTCCGGCCTGGGCATCGCCATTTCGACCGATGCTAACGGCCGCTACGGCTATCTCGATCCGTACGATGGCGCGCGGTTGGCGCTCGCCGAGGCGTACCGGAACGTGGCCACGACCGGTGCGCGGCCGCTGGCCGTCACCGACTGCTTGAACTTCGGCTCGCCCGAGGACCCCGACACGATGTGGCAGTTCACCGAGGCCGTGCGCGGCGTGGCCGACGGCTGCCGCGAGCTGGGGGTGCCCGTCACGGGCGGCAACGTGTCACTGTACAACCAGACCGGAGGCACGGGTATCCACCCGACTCCGGTGGTCGGCGTGCTCGGCGTGTTCGACGATGTAGGGCGCCGGACGCCGTCCGGCTGGCGCGACGCCGGCCAGAGCATCTACCTGCTGGGATCGACTCGCGACGAGCTGGACGGTTCGGCCTGGGCGGACGTCGACCACGGGCATTTGGGCGGCACTCCCCCGGCCGTCGATCTGGCCGCGGAGCGCGAACTCGGCGAGATCCTGATCAACGCGTCCCGCGACGGAATGATCGATGCGGCGCATGACCTGTCCGAGGGCGGCCTGGCCCAAGCGCTTGTCGAAGGATGCCTCCGGTTCGGCGTTGGCGCGCGGGTCTGGCTCGAGGAGCTGTGCGCTCGCGACGGCGTCGATATTTTTGCCGCCTTGTTCTCCGAATCGGCCGCGCGCGCCATCGTGTCGGTGCCGCGCAGCGAAGAGGTCCGGTTCACGGACATGTGCACGGCCCGCCGATTCACGCACCGGCGCATCGGCGTCGTCGATCCGGGTGCCGGCAAGCCGACGCTTGACGTGCAGGGCCAGTTCGAGCTGCCGTTGGACCGATTGCGCGAGGCCAGCGAGGGCACGCTGCCGCGGTATTTCGGTTAGCTCCTACCTCTTTATTGCGGGGAAGAAACCGGCAGAACGCCCCTCGGCGTATGAACCGCGCAGTCGCGTGCGTTCCGGACGGAAGTCCGGAAGGTCGAAAACGGCGCGGGGCGTCATGGTCGTCTCTGGTCGGGACTCCGTCGGGCCGGGGACGACGACATCCGGCGGCCGCGACCACGGCTCTCCCCGTCCGCCGAGTGGTGGCGAGTGGCTGCGAAATCGTCGATTTCGCAGCCACTCGCCACCACTCGGCAAGGCGGGGCCACCACTGGCCACCACTCGGCGCGGCAGTGATCACCGGCTGGTGCCAAACCGCACGGTTGTCAACCTTCCGGGCGGGTTTTTCCTCGGCATCAGCCAGCACGGTCAAAAACTGCGCGGTTCACGTCGGCGGGTTACCGGACTTCGGTCAGTGAGCGTGCGGGGCGTTCGCTGCTGTGGGCGTTGTAACGCGAGAGCACCAACGCGTTCTGCGTGAACCGGTTCACCGCGACCGTCAACATTATGACCGAGACGGAACCCGCCACGGTGGCGCCCGAGGCGTGCGCAAGCGCGTCGACCCCCAGGCGCACGGCGATGAATCCGATCCACAGTGCGGCTCCGATAGCGCCGGCTCTCGAGTAGACGACGTCGCCGTCGGTCTTGAATTTCACGACTTTGCCCATGATCAGGCCGAGGGCCACTGCTATCACGGTTTGCCCGGCGATGAACCACGCGTCCAGCGCCGTGAAGGATTGCGCGCCGGCGACGAGGTCCTTCAGGTCGTAAAGACCGATGGCAGCTAAGACGGCCGGAAGGATCAACAGCTTGCGCGGATTGACGCGGCCCCAGGAGAGCTGCCGGTAGGCGACGAGGCCGATGACTGCGACGCCGATCAACACGTCGAGATAGATTTGCGGGTTCATGAGAGTCCCTTTTCTTCAGTGGCGTTGGCTACCCCTCAAGAATCCCGTGACACGCAGGCCCGGCCCACCACCCGCGGATGGAGATCGGGGTGGAGAAACGGGTGGAAACTATCGGCCCCGTCCGGCGGCGATCCGCACGGCCTCGGCCCTGTCGCGAATATCCAGCTTCGCGAACAAGTTGTTGATATGAGTTTTCACGGTTGCCGTCGAGACGAAAAGCCGATCGGCGATTTCGCCGTTGTTCAGGCCCTCGCCGATGAGGTCGAGCACTTCGCGTTCGCGGCGCGTCAGCGTCGTCAGATCCCGCCGCTCGACGGTCGTGGCGTCGGCGGGTACGCGCAAGCCGGCCAACACTCTTCCCGACACGTGCGAATCCAGCGTCGTCTGCCCCCGGACGACGGCTCGCAAGGCAGCGGCGATGTCTTCCCGACCGGCGTCCTTCGTCAGGTATCCGCGTGCGCCGGCCGCAAGCGCTCCGGCGATCGACTCGTCGTCCGCGAACGTCGTCAGCACGAGGATGGCCACCCCGGGGTGATCGGCGAGGATCGCTTTCGTGGCTCCGGTTCCATCAAGTCTCGGCATGCGCAGATCCATCAGGACGGCGTCCGGCACAAGTTGCCGAACCAGCTCCACCGCCGCCTGGCCATCCGCAGCGTCGGCCACGACTTCGATGTCGTCCACGAGGCCCAGCACCGTCACCAGTCCGTCGCGCACGATGTCCTGGTCATCGGCCACTACCACGCGGATCATTTGTGCGCTCCCCCGCAAGAGCCGAGCGGCACTGACGCGCTGACGCGCCACGTTCCGCCCGCAGCCGGGCCGGCCTGCAGCTTGCCGCCCACGGCGTCCATGCGCTCGCGCATTCCGGCGATTCCGGCGCCCGAGCCGGTAGCGGCAAGGTCGCCGGCCGTACCCGCGTCGTTCGCCACGTCGACCCGGACGACTTCGTGGTCGATGCGCAGCCACACCGTCACGTCGGCACCGAACGCATGCTTGCGTGAATTGTTCAGCGCCTCACGCACCACGGCCAGCAGCGCGTCCGTTACCTGCTCCGGCACGTTTGCCGCCCCGGCGTCGCCGGTGAGGCGTGCGTTCCCTGCGTCGTAGGCATTGACCATTGCTCGCAGCGCCGCTGACAGCCCCGGAGCGTCGGTGCGCAGCGCCGTGACGGCCCGGCGCGCATCGTCCAGGCCCTCGACGGCCAGAGCACGAGCCCTGCGGAGCCGCTTCGATGCGCCGTCGACGTCCTGATTCACGCTCAGCTGTCCTTCGGCGGCGTCCAGCTGCACCACAAGACCGCCAAGCGCGTGCGCCAGGACGTCGTGCAGATCGCGGGCGATCCGGCTTCGTTCGGCAAGGGCGGCGTTACTGGCCTCGACGGCGCGTGTCTCTTCGGCCTGGTCGAGTAACTGACGCTGAGTCTCGATCAACTGTCGGGTCTGCTCCGCGACAAGTCGGGCCTGCCGTCGGCCGTACCCGATGAAGCCGGCCACGACGACGCCGAATGTCGTCCACGCCCAGTCCGCGAGGTCGTCGGTCTGGACAAGGGCGGCGATCTCGAATGCGATCAGGCATACCACGGCAACGGCAATGCCGATACGGATGCCGATCGTCGCTCTGGCAATGATGGCGACGATCCCGCCGATGGCAAAGATGATCACCAATTCGAACCGCCCCGGCACGGCGCCCACAATGCTCCCGAACAGTGCGGGGACGCCGAGCATGGCCAGGAACGCCGTCCCCGGCAGCCTCTCGCCGGCCACCACCCAGATCAGCCAGCAGAGCAAACACGCCACGATTGCGGCAGGCACGACGCCGAACGGCCACAAGGCGCCGGAGCGGGCCAGGTAGAAGACGAAAACGGCAATGCCGACGACGCGCAGCCCAATGCGGGCCGCCGACCGGTTGAGACCTGCCGTCGCCCGCTCGTCGGCAGTATCGTCCGCCGGCCCGCGCGGGGTGGTCACGACCTGACGGGGCGGGTCGGATCAGTCGATTTCATGCGTGCCGACAAGGACGCCGCGACCGATCGCGTGCGAGAACAGGTTGAACCCCAGGAACGACGGCGTGGCGTTGTCGGGAAGGTCGAGGCTCTCCACGTCGACGGCGTGCACGGCGATGTAGTAGTGGTGCGGCCCGTGTCCGGGCGGCGGGGCGGCACCGATGAACCGTTTGGCCGACGCGTCGTTGGCCAGCTGCACGGCGCCGTCCGGAAGCCCCGATCCCGCGTCGTCACCGGCTCCGGCGTCCAGCGACGTGCACGAGGCCGGAATATCGGCCACCGCCCAGTGCCAGAATCCGGCGGCGGTCGGCGCGTCGGGGTCGTAGACGGTGACGGTGAAGCTCTTGGTCTCGGGCGGGAAGCCGCTCCAGCTCAATTGCGGCGACACGTCGCGGCCGCCGGCGCCCATGATGCCGCTGACCTGGTCGTTCCCCAACGGCTGACCGTCGTCGAGATCCGTCGACGTCAGCGCGATTTCCGGCAGCTTCGGTAAGTGCTGGTACGGGTTGTGCGTCATGGCGATATCTCCTTTTGATTGGGTCAATTCCGACAATACGCGTCCTTCAGCCGTGCTGCACCGCTCCCTCAGCGGGGCGCGGTATCGGCGCCGGCGACGTCCACGATCCACGCGTACTCGAAAGCGACTTCCTTCCAGCTCTCGTACCTCCCACTCACGCCGCCGTGCCCCGCGCTCATTTCGGTCTTGAGCAGGACGTCGGCGCCCACGTCTCGCAGCCTGGCCGCCCATTTGGCCGGCTCGACGTAGAGCACGCGGGTGTCGTTCAAACTGGTGGTGGCGAGGATTCGCGGATATTTTTGATCCGTCACGTTCTCATACGGCGAGTACGACTTCATGTACTCGTAAACTTGGCGGTCGTGCAGCGGATCGCCCCATTCGTCCCATTCGATGACCGTCAGCGGCAGCGACGGGTCGAGGATCGAGGTCAGGGCATCCACGAACGGCACGTCGGCCACGATGCCGGCGAACCGGCCCGGCGCCATATTGGCGATCGCTCCCATCAGGAGCCCGCCGGCGCTCCTCCCGAGCGCGACAAGGTTGTCGGGCGTCGTCCACCGGCGTGCGATGAGGTGATCGGCCGCAGCGATGAAATCGGTGAAAGTGTTGCGCTTGGTCAGCGTCTTTCCCTGGTCGTACCATTGGCGGCCCATCTCTCCGCCGCCGCGCACATGGGCAACGGCATAGACCACTCCCCGGTCGAGCAGCGATAGCCGCGGCACCGAGAAGCCCGGCTCCATGCTCGCCTCATACGACCCGTACCCGTACAGCAGCAGCGGCGCCGGCTCTCCCGGGGCGACGAGATCCTTGCGGTACACGAGTGAGAGCGGCACCTCCACGCCCGGTGCGACCGACACCCATTCACGCTTTTGCGCGTATTTCCGCCAATCGTATCCACCGAGGACGGGCTGGCGTTTGAGTTCGCGCAGTTCACCCGTTGCAGGCACGTAGTCGTACACGACGCGGGGCGTCACGAACGACGTGTAGGCAAGGCGCAGGGTCGGCTGCGACCATTCGGGATTTGCCGAAATGCCGCACGCGTACAACTCTTCGTCGAACTCGATTTCGTGCAGGCGGCCGACCGGTTCCGGGCCGTCGTGCAGCGGCATCAGGCCGATGCGGGTCAGTGCGGCACGTCGGTAGCTCACCGCCAGGAAGCTCTCGAACGCATCGACGTCCTCGAGCCGGACGCTGTCGTCGTGCGGCATCAGCACACGCGAATCGTCGCGGTTCAGCGGATCGCCGGCCGGAACGTCGACGAGTTCGAAGTTCGGGCCCGCCTGGTTGTGCACGATGAGGAACCGGTCGTCTCCGCCGATGACGGCATGCTCGACCGAGTATTCGACGCCCGGGACGGCCGGCCATACGACGCGGAATTCGCCTTCGGGATCGGAGGCATCCAATACGCGAACCTCGGAGGTGACTTTGGACGACGTCTCGATCATCAGGTAGGTCTCGCTTCTCGTCGACCCAAAACCGGACCAGAACCGTTCGTCCGGCTGGTGGAAGACGCAAACGTCGTCGGCCACGTCAGTGCCGACCCGGTGCCGCCAAATCCGATCGGGCCGCCAGGCGTCGTCCACCGTCGGGTAGAACACGTAACGTCCGTCGTACGTCAGCTCGGCGCCGGGGAACGTGCCGGCGATCTCATCCGGGAGGGTGCGGCCGGTGGTCAGGTCTTTGAGGCGAAGGGTGTATCGCTCGTCGCCTTCCGTATCCACCGAGTACGCCAGCAGCGCCCCGTCACCCGACAAGCTGAAGGCGCCAAGTGAGAAGAACTCGTGACCGTCGGCCAATTCGTTTGCGTCAAGCAGGCTCTGTTCCCCCGGCACGTCGGCGCCGGCCTCGAGCGTCGGCGGCGTCCAATCGTCGTGACTCGCGACCGGACACCGGGCATGGACGCCGTACTGTTTGCCCAGGGCGGTCTTCGTGTAATACCAATGCGCGCCGTAGCGTTGCGGAACCGACAGATCGGTCTCCTTGGTGCGGCTTTTGATCTCGTCGAAGATGGCCCCACGCGTTCCGGCCAAATGCTCCGTCTGTTGCCGGGCGTAGGCGTTCTCGGCTTCGAGATGAGCCCGAACTTTCGGCGATTCCTTATCGCGCAGCCATTCGTAGTCGTCGATGAACGTGTCGCCGTGATGCTGACGGCGGCTTGGGAGCTTTTCCGCTCGAGGCGGATTCAGGGGCGTCATGGTCAACACTGTACTTGTCGCCGGTCTGTCAAGTATTGCTTGACACAAACGGAGATGTAAACCTAGCCTTGACACATGACGGCACGGAACGCAAACTCTTCCGATCCGAGCGCTCCCCTGGCCGAATCGGCCGCGCAGCTGACGGCCTCGGTGGAGTCGCTTCATAGTGTTCTGGCTGCGGACGCCGATGGGCTGGCCGCAGTTCGCGCAGCGCTTGCGACGCGCCGGGCCGCGGATGCCGTTGTTCCGGCGGCCGTCGAAACGGCGCGTGCCCGCGGCCGCACCTGGCAGGAGATCGGAGACATTCTCGGCATCAGCCGCCAGGCCGCATTTCAACGGTTCGGCCATCCGGTCGATCCCAGGACAGGAGGACCCATGAACAAGACGCCGCTCCCCGACGCGGTCCACCGTGCCGCCGAAGCCTTCGAGTGGATGCAGGCCGGACGATGGCACGACGTCTACGCATCGTTCGACGAGACCATGCAAGGCAAACTCCCCGAAGAACAGCTCGGAAGCGTGTGGGCGCAAGTCGTCGCCACGGTCGGCGACTTCGGCGCAGCGGGCACGCCGGCCGCGCGTCGAGCGGCCGACTACACGGTCGTCGACGTACCGCTGAGTTTCGAAGCCGCCGAAATGGTCGGCCGCGTCACCTATGACGATGCCGGCAAGATCGCCGGCTTTTTCGTGCTGACCCCCGAACAAGCAAAGAGTTTCTGAGATACGTGAGGAGTAGCCGATCATGAATTCTCAGTACACGGCCGTCCCGCCGCCCTCCGAACCGACGGAATCCGCCGAGCCGGAAGTCTTCCCGGCCCGGGTGCCGTGGGGATCCGTCGTCGCGTTCTTCGTGATCGCGTGCGGACTGGCCTGGCTGGCCGCGTTGCCGTTGTGGCTGCGCGGGCACGGGATGGCGGATCCGCTTTTGCGGCTCTTTGCCGCGATCATGATGTATACGCCGGCGATTGCCGCGTTGATTGTGGTGTTCTTCGTCCAACGGCCGCGGCCGACGCGAATCGGCGAGTATTTGGGCCTGTGGCCGTTGCGGCCGGCGAAACGGACCATTTGGCTGGCGGTCATCGCGATCTTCGGCATGAGCGCGATCATAGTGGCGGGTGTGTTCC
It encodes the following:
- a CDS encoding response regulator transcription factor, whose protein sequence is MIRVVVADDQDIVRDGLVTVLGLVDDIEVVADAADGQAAVELVRQLVPDAVLMDLRMPRLDGTGATKAILADHPGVAILVLTTFADDESIAGALAAGARGYLTKDAGREDIAAALRAVVRGQTTLDSHVSGRVLAGLRVPADATTVERRDLTTLTRREREVLDLIGEGLNNGEIADRLFVSTATVKTHINNLFAKLDIRDRAEAVRIAAGRGR
- a CDS encoding DUF3887 domain-containing protein; the encoded protein is MTARNANSSDPSAPLAESAAQLTASVESLHSVLAADADGLAAVRAALATRRAADAVVPAAVETARARGRTWQEIGDILGISRQAAFQRFGHPVDPRTGGPMNKTPLPDAVHRAAEAFEWMQAGRWHDVYASFDETMQGKLPEEQLGSVWAQVVATVGDFGAAGTPAARRAADYTVVDVPLSFEAAEMVGRVTYDDAGKIAGFFVLTPEQAKSF
- a CDS encoding sensor histidine kinase gives rise to the protein MTTPRGPADDTADERATAGLNRSAARIGLRVVGIAVFVFYLARSGALWPFGVVPAAIVACLLCWLIWVVAGERLPGTAFLAMLGVPALFGSIVGAVPGRFELVIIFAIGGIVAIIARATIGIRIGIAVAVVCLIAFEIAALVQTDDLADWAWTTFGVVVAGFIGYGRRQARLVAEQTRQLIETQRQLLDQAEETRAVEASNAALAERSRIARDLHDVLAHALGGLVVQLDAAEGQLSVNQDVDGASKRLRRARALAVEGLDDARRAVTALRTDAPGLSAALRAMVNAYDAGNARLTGDAGAANVPEQVTDALLAVVREALNNSRKHAFGADVTVWLRIDHEVVRVDVANDAGTAGDLAATGSGAGIAGMRERMDAVGGKLQAGPAAGGTWRVSASVPLGSCGGAHK
- a CDS encoding S9 family peptidase, translated to MTPLNPPRAEKLPSRRQHHGDTFIDDYEWLRDKESPKVRAHLEAENAYARQQTEHLAGTRGAIFDEIKSRTKETDLSVPQRYGAHWYYTKTALGKQYGVHARCPVASHDDWTPPTLEAGADVPGEQSLLDANELADGHEFFSLGAFSLSGDGALLAYSVDTEGDERYTLRLKDLTTGRTLPDEIAGTFPGAELTYDGRYVFYPTVDDAWRPDRIWRHRVGTDVADDVCVFHQPDERFWSGFGSTRSETYLMIETSSKVTSEVRVLDASDPEGEFRVVWPAVPGVEYSVEHAVIGGDDRFLIVHNQAGPNFELVDVPAGDPLNRDDSRVLMPHDDSVRLEDVDAFESFLAVSYRRAALTRIGLMPLHDGPEPVGRLHEIEFDEELYACGISANPEWSQPTLRLAYTSFVTPRVVYDYVPATGELRELKRQPVLGGYDWRKYAQKREWVSVAPGVEVPLSLVYRKDLVAPGEPAPLLLYGYGSYEASMEPGFSVPRLSLLDRGVVYAVAHVRGGGEMGRQWYDQGKTLTKRNTFTDFIAAADHLIARRWTTPDNLVALGRSAGGLLMGAIANMAPGRFAGIVADVPFVDALTSILDPSLPLTVIEWDEWGDPLHDRQVYEYMKSYSPYENVTDQKYPRILATTSLNDTRVLYVEPAKWAARLRDVGADVLLKTEMSAGHGGVSGRYESWKEVAFEYAWIVDVAGADTAPR
- a CDS encoding YbhB/YbcL family Raf kinase inhibitor-like protein yields the protein MTHNPYQHLPKLPEIALTSTDLDDGQPLGNDQVSGIMGAGGRDVSPQLSWSGFPPETKSFTVTVYDPDAPTAAGFWHWAVADIPASCTSLDAGAGDDAGSGLPDGAVQLANDASAKRFIGAAPPPGHGPHHYYIAVHAVDVESLDLPDNATPSFLGFNLFSHAIGRGVLVGTHEID
- a CDS encoding amidohydrolase, encoding MLLTNVRPWAGSPVDLEIDGGAITALRPATSEPDAAGPDAGRIDGQGLLALPGLVNAHAHIDKTWWGKPWVPNPPARDLNERIALERTHRDRLGLPDVRSIAEQLREYVRHGTTAIRSHVDVDPGVGLRGLEAVREAETDVGADVALELIAFPQDGVLRRPGVDKLLDDAAAWGLAQYIGGLDPATIDRDPVGQLDVLFDIAERHGVGIDIHLHDRGELGAFEFELIIERTRQRGLAGKVTIAHGFGLATVDAGRQRDLIAELADSGVALTTVAPMTGNQLPVADLAEAGVPLGLGTDGVRDLWTPHGDGDMLRLAGTLAARCGWRRDDQLEAALRVAANGYFVGRPGAGLTVGARADVVLVDAETVAEAVVAAPRRELVLAGGREVVRAGRFTA
- the purL gene encoding phosphoribosylformylglycinamidine synthase subunit PurL; translation: MPKTFEKRVQETVEHAAATPDVEQPYADLGLAADEYEQIKAILGRRPTSAELAMYSVMWSEHCSYKSSKVHLKQFGSQVTEEMKKHLLVGMGENAGVVDIGGGWAVTFKVESHNHPSFVEPYQGAATGVGGIVRDIISMGARPVAVMDQLRFGKIDRPDTARVVHGVVAGVGGYGNCLGLPNIGGEVVFDPVYQGNPLVNALAVGVLRHDDIRLANATGKGNKVVLFGARTGGDGIGGASILASESFDSTKPSKRPAVQVGDPFAEKVLIECCLELFGADVVEGIQDLGAAGISCATSELASNGDGGMHVALDDVLLRDPSLTPEEILMSESQERMMAVVRPEKLDDFLAIAGKWEVESSVLGEVTDTGRLVIEWHGDVIVDVPPRSVAHDGPVYERPYARPEWQDGVQADGTAKLARPSSGAELGELVVRLAGSPNLSSRAWVTDQYDRYVLGNTALATPDDAGVIRVDEESGLGIAISTDANGRYGYLDPYDGARLALAEAYRNVATTGARPLAVTDCLNFGSPEDPDTMWQFTEAVRGVADGCRELGVPVTGGNVSLYNQTGGTGIHPTPVVGVLGVFDDVGRRTPSGWRDAGQSIYLLGSTRDELDGSAWADVDHGHLGGTPPAVDLAAERELGEILINASRDGMIDAAHDLSEGGLAQALVEGCLRFGVGARVWLEELCARDGVDIFAALFSESAARAIVSVPRSEEVRFTDMCTARRFTHRRIGVVDPGAGKPTLDVQGQFELPLDRLREASEGTLPRYFG